Part of the Deltaproteobacteria bacterium genome is shown below.
TAGTTCTCCCGCGCCTCGCTCAGGCGGAGGGCGGGGAATCCCTCGCGCGCAAACGACATGTGATCGCTCCCGCGCGCGATCCGGTCCCGCCGCAGGATCACGCGCAGGCGCAGGCTGGGCACGTACAGCTCGCCGGTGCGCTGGACGTAGCGCGCCCAGTCCCGGGCGGCGCTGTCGTTCTCGTTTCCCACCGCCAGCCGCAGCTTCTTCTGCGCCTCCGACTCCGTCTCCGGCGTTCCTTCGGAAAAGAGGCGCGCCACCGTCGCATCGCGGACGCCGTCCTGGCCTTCGCTGTTCCCGGCGATGTCCACGCTGGCCATCGCCACCACCTCCACGCCTTCCGACTTCAGCCGCCGTGCGAGGTGCTGCGATCCGATCAGGCCCTGCTCCTCGCCGGCGACCGCGACGAGATACACCGTCAGCGCCGGGGATTCGTCCTTGAGCGCGTTCGCCAGCTCCAGCGCCATCGCGGTGCCACTGGCGTCGTCGATCGCTCCCGGCGCGTCGGCCTTCGGGTCCATCACGTCGCTGGGCATCGAGTCGTAGTGCGCCGTCATCACGATCGCCTGTTTGGAGCGCGCTGAATCCGATCCCGGCAGGATCACGCCGACATTCACGATCTCTACTGCCGACGGAATGCGCTTCCCATCGGGCTGCGCGGTGAAGCGATCCTCGAACGGTTTCAGCCTCGACCCTTTGGCGATGGCAGAGAACTCGGCCGCGAGCCATTCGCGCGCCGGCACGATCCCGCGGCCGGGCGCCTGCGTACCGGAGAGCGTGTGCCGGGTCCCGAATTCCGTCAGACGCTTCACGGTGGCCTCCAGGCGCGCCGCATCGATGCGGCGCACCATGGCCTCGACCCTCGGGTCGCGCCGCTCCTGCGCGAACGCCGGCACCGCCAGCAACAAGGCCACCGCAAGACCCTTCATGGAGTCCTCCGCCAGAGGAGGTAGACGGGAAGACCCACCAGCGTCAACGCGAGCCCGGTGAAGCTGTGCACAGGATCGCGCGCGAACGTGGAGATGACGACCGCCGCGCATACTGCGATGAAGAGGAGCGTCGTCAGCGGATGGCCGGGCATCCGCACGGGTTCGCCGCGCCGGCGGAAGACGAAGAGGCAGGCTGCGGTGAGGGCGAAGAAGATGAAGTCGATCGACACCACGTAGCGGAGCAGCACCTCGTAGGTTCCCGCCAGGGCCAGCCCGATGGCGACGGCGCCTTGCAGGACGATCGCGGTGACCGGCGCGCGGGTACGCGGGTGCACCCGGGCGACGCCCCGGAAGAAGGCGCCGTCTTCCGCCATCGCGTAGTAGACCCGTGGAGCGGTGAGGATGCTCTGGCTGAGGAAGCCGAGCGAGGAGATGGCGACTCCGGCTCCGATCAGCGCGGCGCCGGAGGGACCGACCACCCGCTCCGCGACATCCATGGCGGGCGCCGCGCTCTGCTCCAGGCCCGCCTTCCCCAGCACCCTGAGGCACGCGATCGCCACGCCGGCGTACAAGGCGACCACGCCGAGGACGCCGGCGATGAGCGCCCGGGGGAGATCGCGGCGAGCGTCCTTCATCTCGCCGGCGACGAAGCAGGCGGTCTGGAAACCGCCGTAGGAAAAGAGCACGGGTACCAGCGCCGCCACGAAGCTCGTCCCGCTCTTTGGACGGTCGAACGCGGCAGAAGGCGCCCCCGCGAACCCGATGGCGACCAGCGTGGCGATGGCCGCGATCTTCAGCACCATCAACGCGCTCTGCACGCGAGCGCCGGCAGCAACGCCCAGGCAATTGACGAGAGTCAGGACGGACATCACCAGCGCCGCGAGGGCGCCTTCCGGAAGCCCGATGCCCGTGAGCTGGCGGAAGTATCGGGCGAAGGTCATCGCGCAGACCGCCATTCCCCCCGTCTGGATCACGACCAGGAGCGCCCACCCGTAGAGAAATCCGACCGCCGGATGCCAGGCCTCGCGCAGGTACACGTACTGCCCGCCAGCGAAGGG
Proteins encoded:
- a CDS encoding M20/M25/M40 family metallo-hydrolase, with translation MRGGRHLHVRARSCAQLHRARVDAGGSSRLPPLAEDSMKGLAVALLLAVPAFAQERRDPRVEAMVRRIDAARLEATVKRLTEFGTRHTLSGTQAPGRGIVPAREWLAAEFSAIAKGSRLKPFEDRFTAQPDGKRIPSAVEIVNVGVILPGSDSARSKQAIVMTAHYDSMPSDVMDPKADAPGAIDDASGTAMALELANALKDESPALTVYLVAVAGEEQGLIGSQHLARRLKSEGVEVVAMASVDIAGNSEGQDGVRDATVARLFSEGTPETESEAQKKLRLAVGNENDSAARDWARYVQRTGELYVPSLRLRVILRRDRIARGSDHMSFAREGFPALRLSEARENYRGQHQTPRTENGVRFGDELWRFDAAYAARMCRALGAAIASLSFAPPPPQEVTLAGAVSPDAKLRWKLSPDARIAEVILYRRPADGVVWERAQSLGKVTEVTLPSVTTDDWFFAVATADAAGNQSIPQAPSVVGR
- a CDS encoding amino acid permease; amino-acid sequence: MVVMGGIVGSGIFVTPAIVASLTTTSAEMIGAWLLGGVVALLGAFVYAALSRQRPFAGGQYVYLREAWHPAVGFLYGWALLVVIQTGGMAVCAMTFARYFRQLTGIGLPEGALAALVMSVLTLVNCLGVAAGARVQSALMVLKIAAIATLVAIGFAGAPSAAFDRPKSGTSFVAALVPVLFSYGGFQTACFVAGEMKDARRDLPRALIAGVLGVVALYAGVAIACLRVLGKAGLEQSAAPAMDVAERVVGPSGAALIGAGVAISSLGFLSQSILTAPRVYYAMAEDGAFFRGVARVHPRTRAPVTAIVLQGAVAIGLALAGTYEVLLRYVVSIDFIFFALTAACLFVFRRRGEPVRMPGHPLTTLLFIAVCAAVVISTFARDPVHSFTGLALTLVGLPVYLLWRRTP